A region from the Helicoverpa armigera isolate CAAS_96S chromosome 6, ASM3070526v1, whole genome shotgun sequence genome encodes:
- the LOC110371889 gene encoding schwannomin-interacting protein 1 homolog isoform X2, which yields MRIKATDNGNIAVYNRQDVSSQRNSDSRTWLSANSTESNLRENTTDYSQVTNCNTVYNSQRNSETFENYSTGTDTGADNEASVLSSELVCNRQYRINNRQTNTVQTCNTVDTDNLEETTKSVRAPCESFISNTNVYAENSPIDEERVFEHSDTDEMSENGIHPVPRGIVNPNYPGFQHLAHTLQDYSSNIENFYHSENEMTDDDVDIEITDLAYEPEPNQNVTTDYKNINNNNNIKSDLIKTTLLSPQTKSFSQQNCVDSQKQNDMPDLLKNVSKNNNNNDEQLNYDLNCTDADIENNFHTKDIIGDFNKEIEDEIKHLLNYNINIQDDLEELRKDIKDTFAKPIENTINNISDVVNHVIKKLVETQCDDIEDNLKVSLSEQQKIDKEINEINKENEKNTRTEMSLNRPTFLLIENNTNGKIADAFLSDGKDEININDYDTEKLSLNVENTIKQLSTELRKIIPKLDEMRERDRLWAESKKETVIIDGNSNEIGHHSKDYSLLNSVHTQDKPEISKTKHIDNNFSIRSNPIRSPIEPKAARDKQKEITSSKNSYRTAQSKTSVRKNDCSKDLDLGSFDVYNIETALPKLDLDAIENHLKAAKEAERRKRNDREEIRRRLAMGAEADEYYSMGHTDRPGKKPSLHSRLQSGAKLRPTSLSLKTKSRSSHSLGHIEIKESDFYVLQATLQTEARIALAQAKEMARIQMERERRSRAVSPVTEMLRRSMQKANAPLAPDRRRVSRQLLTDMNIAQLQVIVNELHSQIESLNDTLVKMLMARDELHMGQDSMLVDIEDLTRYLGVKEQTKKTKGTTKTGMRRLTSLVHK from the exons ATGAGGATCAAAGCGACAGACAATGGTAACATTGCTGTATACAACCGGCAGGACGTATCGTCTCAGAGAAATTCCGATAGCAGAACTTGGTTATCTGCGAACAGTACAGAATCCAATTTACGAGAGAATACTACAGATTACTCACAAGTTACGAATTGTAACACAGTTTATAACTCACAAAGGAATTCAGAGACGTTTGAGAATTACTCAACGGGCACGGATACCGGCGCAGACAACGAAGCCTCGGTCTTGAGTTCGGAGCTGGTATGCAACCGGCAATATCGGATTAATAACAGGCAAACTAATACCGTGCAGACGTGCAATACCGTCGACACGGACAATCTGGAGGAAACCACAAAATCCGTCCGAGCTCCTTGCGAAAGTTTCATAA GTAATACTAATGTATATGCAGAAAATTCGCCAATTGACGAGGAAAGAGTGTTTGAGCATTCTGACACTGATGAGATGTCTGAGAACGGCATCCATCCTGTGCCAAGGGGAATCGTGAATCCAAATTATCCTGGCTTCCAACACTTAGCACACACATTACAG GATTATTcttcaaatattgaaaatttttaCCATTCAGAAAATGAAATGACTGACGATGACGTGGACATAGAAATTACGGACCTGGCGTACGAACCAGAACCCAATCAAAATGTAACCAcggattataaaaatatcaacaacaacaacaacataaaATCAGATCTCATAAAAACCACATTATTGTCACCACAAACTAAATCTTTTTCACAACAAAATTGTGTAGAtagtcaaaaacaaaatgatatgccggaccttttaaaaaatgtatccaagaataataataacaatgatgAGCAATTAAATTACGATTTGAATTGTACGGATGCAGATATAGAGAATAACTTTCATACAAAAGACATTATTGGTGActttaataaagaaattgagGATGAAATAAAGCATTTACTTAACTACAATATCAATATTCAAGATGACTTAGAGGAATTACGAAAAGATATAAAGGACACATTTGCGAAACCCATTGAAAATACTATCAATAATATAAGCGACGTCGTCAATCACGTCATAAAGAAATTAGTTGAAACGCAGTGTGATGACATTGAAGATAATCTGAAAGTTAGTTTATCCGAGCAGCAAAAGATAGACAaagaaattaatgaaataaataaagaaaatgaaaaaaatactagaacAGAAATGAGTCTAAACAGGCCTACgtttttattaatagaaaataacacCAATGGTAAGATCGCAGACGCTTTTCTGTCGGATGGAAaggatgaaataaatattaatgactACGACACGGAGAAGTTGAGCCTTAATGTTGAGAATACAATCAAGCAGCTTAGCACCGAGCTTAGAAAGATAATTCCAAAACTAGATGAAATGCGTGAACGCGATAGACTATGGGCGGAAAGCAAAAAGGAAACTGTTATCATAGATGGAAATTCTAATGAGATAGGACACCATTCGAAAGATTATAGTTTACTAAATAGTGTTCACACTCAAGATAAGCCAGAGATTAGTAAAACCAAGCACATTGATAATAATTTCAGTATTAGAAGTAATCCTATACGATCTCCAAT TGAACCCAAGGCGGCCagagacaaacaaaaagaaattacTTCAAGTAAAAACTCTTACCGCACTGCTCAAAGTAAAACTTCCGTCCGTAAAAATGATTGCTCGAAAGATCTAGATTTGG GGAGTTTTGACGTGTACAACATAGAAACAGCCCTTCCCAAATTGGATTTGGATGCAattgaaaatcatttaaaaGCAGCAAAAGAAGCTGAGAGACGG AAACGCAATGATAGGGAAGAGATCAGGAGGCGACTGGCTATGGGGGCAGAAGCTGATGAGTACTACAGTATGGGCCACACCGACAGGCCAGGGAAGAAACCTAGCCTGCATTCACGACTTCAAAGTG GTGCAAAACTTCGCCCTACATCCCTTTCATTAAAGACTAAGTCCAGATCATCACATTCTCTGGGGCACATTGAAATAAAAGAGTCTGATTTCTATGTCCTGCAAGCAACTTTACAGACTGAGGCCAGGATTGCACTGGCGCAAGCCAAAGAGATGGCTCGTATACAGATGGAG CGCGAACGTCGCAGTAGGGCCGTATCCCCGGTGACGGAGATGCTCCGGCGCAGCATGCAGAAGGCGAACGCGCCGCTCGCGCCCGACCGACGCCGCGTCTCCCGACAGCTACTCACTGACATGAACATCGCACAGTTGCAG GTGATAGTGAACGAGCTGCACTCTCAGATTGAGTCGCTGAATGATACGCTGGTGAAGATGCTGATGGCGCGCGACGAGCTCCACATGGGACAAGACTCCATGCTCGTCGATATTGAAGATCTCACGCGCTATTT GGGTGTCAAAGAGCAGACTAAGAAAACCAAAGGCACTACTAAAACGGGTATGAGGAGGCTCACATCTTTAGTGCACAAATaa
- the LOC110371889 gene encoding schwannomin-interacting protein 1 homolog isoform X1: protein MRIKATDNGNIAVYNRQDVSSQRNSDSRTWLSANSTESNLRENTTDYSQVTNCNTVYNSQRNSETFENYSTGTDTGADNEASVLSSELVCNRQYRINNRQTNTVQTCNTVDTDNLEETTKSVRAPCESFISNTNVYAENSPIDEERVFEHSDTDEMSENGIHPVPRGIVNPNYPGFQHLAHTLQDYSSNIENFYHSENEMTDDDVDIEITDLAYEPEPNQNVTTDYKNINNNNNIKSDLIKTTLLSPQTKSFSQQNCVDSQKQNDMPDLLKNVSKNNNNNDEQLNYDLNCTDADIENNFHTKDIIGDFNKEIEDEIKHLLNYNINIQDDLEELRKDIKDTFAKPIENTINNISDVVNHVIKKLVETQCDDIEDNLKVSLSEQQKIDKEINEINKENEKNTRTEMSLNRPTFLLIENNTNGKIADAFLSDGKDEININDYDTEKLSLNVENTIKQLSTELRKIIPKLDEMRERDRLWAESKKETVIIDGNSNEIGHHSKDYSLLNSVHTQDKPEISKTKHIDNNFSIRSNPIRSPIEPKAARDKQKEITSSKNSYRTAQSKTSVRKNDCSKDLDLGSFDVYNIETALPKLDLDAIENHLKAAKEAERRKRNDREEIRRRLAMGAEADEYYSMGHTDRPGKKPSLHSRLQSGMNLQICFMNETASDNESQASDIEKNYNNTKSLSRSSIFSKSSYNHPYQTRPLSVNITKHDKISTVQSGAKLRPTSLSLKTKSRSSHSLGHIEIKESDFYVLQATLQTEARIALAQAKEMARIQMERERRSRAVSPVTEMLRRSMQKANAPLAPDRRRVSRQLLTDMNIAQLQVIVNELHSQIESLNDTLVKMLMARDELHMGQDSMLVDIEDLTRYLGVKEQTKKTKGTTKTGMRRLTSLVHK, encoded by the exons ATGAGGATCAAAGCGACAGACAATGGTAACATTGCTGTATACAACCGGCAGGACGTATCGTCTCAGAGAAATTCCGATAGCAGAACTTGGTTATCTGCGAACAGTACAGAATCCAATTTACGAGAGAATACTACAGATTACTCACAAGTTACGAATTGTAACACAGTTTATAACTCACAAAGGAATTCAGAGACGTTTGAGAATTACTCAACGGGCACGGATACCGGCGCAGACAACGAAGCCTCGGTCTTGAGTTCGGAGCTGGTATGCAACCGGCAATATCGGATTAATAACAGGCAAACTAATACCGTGCAGACGTGCAATACCGTCGACACGGACAATCTGGAGGAAACCACAAAATCCGTCCGAGCTCCTTGCGAAAGTTTCATAA GTAATACTAATGTATATGCAGAAAATTCGCCAATTGACGAGGAAAGAGTGTTTGAGCATTCTGACACTGATGAGATGTCTGAGAACGGCATCCATCCTGTGCCAAGGGGAATCGTGAATCCAAATTATCCTGGCTTCCAACACTTAGCACACACATTACAG GATTATTcttcaaatattgaaaatttttaCCATTCAGAAAATGAAATGACTGACGATGACGTGGACATAGAAATTACGGACCTGGCGTACGAACCAGAACCCAATCAAAATGTAACCAcggattataaaaatatcaacaacaacaacaacataaaATCAGATCTCATAAAAACCACATTATTGTCACCACAAACTAAATCTTTTTCACAACAAAATTGTGTAGAtagtcaaaaacaaaatgatatgccggaccttttaaaaaatgtatccaagaataataataacaatgatgAGCAATTAAATTACGATTTGAATTGTACGGATGCAGATATAGAGAATAACTTTCATACAAAAGACATTATTGGTGActttaataaagaaattgagGATGAAATAAAGCATTTACTTAACTACAATATCAATATTCAAGATGACTTAGAGGAATTACGAAAAGATATAAAGGACACATTTGCGAAACCCATTGAAAATACTATCAATAATATAAGCGACGTCGTCAATCACGTCATAAAGAAATTAGTTGAAACGCAGTGTGATGACATTGAAGATAATCTGAAAGTTAGTTTATCCGAGCAGCAAAAGATAGACAaagaaattaatgaaataaataaagaaaatgaaaaaaatactagaacAGAAATGAGTCTAAACAGGCCTACgtttttattaatagaaaataacacCAATGGTAAGATCGCAGACGCTTTTCTGTCGGATGGAAaggatgaaataaatattaatgactACGACACGGAGAAGTTGAGCCTTAATGTTGAGAATACAATCAAGCAGCTTAGCACCGAGCTTAGAAAGATAATTCCAAAACTAGATGAAATGCGTGAACGCGATAGACTATGGGCGGAAAGCAAAAAGGAAACTGTTATCATAGATGGAAATTCTAATGAGATAGGACACCATTCGAAAGATTATAGTTTACTAAATAGTGTTCACACTCAAGATAAGCCAGAGATTAGTAAAACCAAGCACATTGATAATAATTTCAGTATTAGAAGTAATCCTATACGATCTCCAAT TGAACCCAAGGCGGCCagagacaaacaaaaagaaattacTTCAAGTAAAAACTCTTACCGCACTGCTCAAAGTAAAACTTCCGTCCGTAAAAATGATTGCTCGAAAGATCTAGATTTGG GGAGTTTTGACGTGTACAACATAGAAACAGCCCTTCCCAAATTGGATTTGGATGCAattgaaaatcatttaaaaGCAGCAAAAGAAGCTGAGAGACGG AAACGCAATGATAGGGAAGAGATCAGGAGGCGACTGGCTATGGGGGCAGAAGCTGATGAGTACTACAGTATGGGCCACACCGACAGGCCAGGGAAGAAACCTAGCCTGCATTCACGACTTCAAAGTG GGATGAATCTACAAATATGTTTCATGAATGAGACAGCGTCTGACAATGAATCTCAAGCATCAGATATAGAAAAGAattacaataatacaaaaagttTGTCACGGTCAAGTATTTTTAGCAAGTCCAGCTACAACCATCCGTACCAAACAAGACCGTTATCAGTAAACATCACAAAACATGACAAAATAAGCACTGTGCAGAGTG GTGCAAAACTTCGCCCTACATCCCTTTCATTAAAGACTAAGTCCAGATCATCACATTCTCTGGGGCACATTGAAATAAAAGAGTCTGATTTCTATGTCCTGCAAGCAACTTTACAGACTGAGGCCAGGATTGCACTGGCGCAAGCCAAAGAGATGGCTCGTATACAGATGGAG CGCGAACGTCGCAGTAGGGCCGTATCCCCGGTGACGGAGATGCTCCGGCGCAGCATGCAGAAGGCGAACGCGCCGCTCGCGCCCGACCGACGCCGCGTCTCCCGACAGCTACTCACTGACATGAACATCGCACAGTTGCAG GTGATAGTGAACGAGCTGCACTCTCAGATTGAGTCGCTGAATGATACGCTGGTGAAGATGCTGATGGCGCGCGACGAGCTCCACATGGGACAAGACTCCATGCTCGTCGATATTGAAGATCTCACGCGCTATTT GGGTGTCAAAGAGCAGACTAAGAAAACCAAAGGCACTACTAAAACGGGTATGAGGAGGCTCACATCTTTAGTGCACAAATaa